The Pigmentiphaga aceris DNA segment TCGCCCAGCACCACCACCGCCGGGCTGGCCAGCCCCTCGCGTGCAATTGTGGCCGCCATGTCACGCAGACAGGTAACCGTGCTTCGCTGATCGGGGCAACTTACGCGCTGCACCACGGCTACCGGCAGATCGGCAGAAAAACCGGCTTGCACCAGCTCATCGCTCAGCCGGGCAGGGTCACCCATGCCCATGTAACAGACCACCGTCAGACCGCTGGTCGCCAGCGCGCGCCAGTCCGGGCGGCTGCCGTCCATGGTGTGGGCAGTCACCAGGGCCACACCGCGCGCCACGCCGCGATGGGTCAAGGGCAGGCCAAGCGCCGGGCCGACGGCAAGACCCGCCGTCAGACCGCCTACCGCTTCGACCGCAATGCCACGCTCGGCAAGCCAGGCCATTTCCTCGCCACCCCGCCCGAAAACGAACGGGTCACCACCTTTTACCCGGGCCACGGTGTGACCCTGCCGTGCGTAGCGTGTCATCAGTCGCAGGATGAAATCCTGTGGGGTGGACCGGCAACCGCCGCGCTTGCCCACATGTACGAAACGCGTGCCTGGAGTGGCAAGTTCAAGAATGCCGGGGCCGACCAAGTCGTCGACCAACCAGATGTCACAGGAGCGCAGCACTCGCTCAGCCTTCCGGGTAAGCAGTTCCGGGTCGCCCGGGCCAGCCCCGATGAGCCAGA contains these protein-coding regions:
- the cobA gene encoding uroporphyrinogen-III C-methyltransferase, coding for MNSPLSAAVSCQAGKVWLIGAGPGDPELLTRKAERVLRSCDIWLVDDLVGPGILELATPGTRFVHVGKRGGCRSTPQDFILRLMTRYARQGHTVARVKGGDPFVFGRGGEEMAWLAERGIAVEAVGGLTAGLAVGPALGLPLTHRGVARGVALVTAHTMDGSRPDWRALATSGLTVVCYMGMGDPARLSDELVQAGFSADLPVAVVQRVSCPDQRSTVTCLRDMAATIAREGLASPAVVVLGEAVAYRTESLRTENLRTESLGMESLSTDSLLVEPGDVIPHVVSTARTAVAA